In Scyliorhinus torazame isolate Kashiwa2021f chromosome 18, sScyTor2.1, whole genome shotgun sequence, the following are encoded in one genomic region:
- the tspan10 gene encoding tetraspanin-10 — MKMFQCFPFIKKRDVGELSPLIFKEERLGNGEMVQARCSRCPQGDGAETESDLRSEPNSQQVICQPHRQRCEINKVNGCIKYIMFLSNFMFTVLGYLLLGIGVWGLIDKESLNSDRISNLSTDPMLVFAVVGVVVGTVSFSGCVGALRENQCLLKFFTAGVLMLATAEIVFGILVYVLRDRIGGYLQNGMILGVQRYQDDPDLRFIMNEIQQGFKCCGVESYQDWQLNLYFNCSSPGVHACGAPASCCINPQENGMVMNSQCGFGALHMEEVTAQDYIYLRGCMSRLTSWLTSNIGSIGTFGVILMVIQVLGLIFATKILSDIELIKAHW; from the exons ATGAAAATGTTCCAGTGTTTCCCTTTTATCAAGAAGAGAGATGTGGGTGAACTCAGTCCTTTGATATTCAAG GAAGAGAGACTCGGCAATGGTGAGATGGTGCAGGCGAGGTGCAGTCGCTGTCCCCAGGGGGACGGTGCTGAAACGGAGAGCGATTTGCGGTCGGAGCCAAACAGCCAACAAGTGATCTGCCAGCCACACCGCCAGCGCTGTGAAATCAACAAAGTCAACGGCTGCATTAAGTACATCATGTTCCTGAGCAATTTCATGTTTACAGTCCTCGGCTATCTGCTACTCGGGATCGGGGTTTGGGGACTCATAGACAAGGAATCTCTGAACTCGGACAGGATcagcaatctgagtactgacccaaTGCTGGTGTTTGCGGTTGTGGGGGTGGTTGTTGGCACCGTATCTTTCTCTGGATGCGTGGGCGCCCTGAGGGAGAACCAATGTTTGTTGAAATTCTTCACAGCCGGTGTCCTGATGCTTGCGACGGCCGAGATAGTGTTTGGGATTCTGGTCTATGTCCTGAGGGACAGGATAGGAGGATACCTGCAGAATGGGATGATCCTGGGTGTCCAGAGGTATCAGGATGACCCGGACCTCCGGTTCATTATGAACGAGATCCAACAAGGGTTTAAGTGCTGTGGAGTCGAGTCGtatcaggactggcagctaaacct GTATTTCAATTGCAGCTCCCCAGGTGTCCATGCTTGTGGAGCCCCAGCTTCATGTTGCATCAATCCTCAAGAAAATGGCATGGTTATGAACTCTCAGTGTGGCTTTGGCGCTTTACACATGGAAGAAGTGACCGCGCAGGATTATATTTATCTACGTGGCTGTATGTCACGTCTCACTAGCTGGCTTACCAGTAACATAGGTTCAATTGGTACATTTGGTGTCATTCTCATGGTTATTCAAGTTCTTGGGCTTATTTTTGCAACAAAGATACTGAGTGACATTGAATTAATCAAGGCCCATTGGTAG